A genomic region of Capsicum annuum cultivar UCD-10X-F1 unplaced genomic scaffold, UCD10Xv1.1 ctg46545, whole genome shotgun sequence contains the following coding sequences:
- the LOC124892392 gene encoding uncharacterized protein LOC124892392, whose protein sequence is MLSHISTSPFFLRPSLLLPSTTAKLPYYPFQFPIQQKRHRFVLSETRAAAATSMDSVAIENVEKRCKLSLEELNWDNSFVNELPADPINDNIPRQVSRGCKLAQTPWSAFAQFDGIQRIPVTSY, encoded by the exons ATGCTTTCTCACATTTCAACTTCTCCTTTCTTCCTCCGTCCATCTCTTCTCCTTCCTTCCACCACTGCCAAATTACCATATTACCCTTTTCAATTCCCAATTCAACAAAAACGGCACCGTTTTGTGTTATCTGAAACTAGAGCAGCAGCAGCAACTTCAATGGATAGTGTTGCTattgaaaatgttgaaaagagGTGTAAATTGAGTTTAGAAGAGCTTAATTGGGATAATTCTTTTGTTAATGAACTTCCTGCTGATCCTATAAATGATAATATTCCAAGACAG gtatctcgTGGATGTAAACTGGCCCAGACACCATGGTCAGCTTTCGCGCAATTCGACGGAATCCAGCGGATACCTGTCACCTCCTACTAG